One Pleurocapsa sp. PCC 7327 DNA segment encodes these proteins:
- a CDS encoding zinc-dependent alcohol dehydrogenase family protein encodes MKAIVMRTPGNPDVLSLQEVPEPKIEKPTEILVKLKAAGINPIDTKLRQRGTFYPDQMPAILGCDGAGIVEAVGSEVREFKPGDEVYYCAGGLGKSGTGNYAQFAVVDESLVARKPRSLSFAEAAAVPLVLITAWESLYDRARLEPGQKVLIHAGAGGVGHVAIGLAKLKGAQVCTTVSSPDKERLVRQFGADEPILYKQTDFVQAVLNWTNGEGVDIAFDTVGGKTFFDSCSAVRVYGDLVTILEPDPALGNLKVARNRNLRISLELMLTPALMGLANAQKYQTEILKQCAAWIDEGKLKIHLSQTFPLEEAAEAHRLLETGSMTGKLALVID; translated from the coding sequence ATGAAAGCAATTGTAATGAGAACACCTGGCAACCCTGATGTCTTATCACTTCAGGAGGTGCCAGAACCTAAAATCGAAAAACCCACCGAAATTTTAGTTAAACTCAAAGCCGCAGGCATCAATCCCATCGATACCAAACTGCGCCAGCGAGGAACTTTTTACCCAGACCAAATGCCAGCGATTTTAGGATGCGACGGCGCTGGTATTGTCGAGGCAGTAGGATCTGAGGTTCGGGAATTCAAACCAGGCGATGAAGTATATTACTGCGCTGGAGGACTCGGTAAGTCAGGAACGGGAAATTATGCTCAATTCGCTGTCGTCGATGAAAGCTTAGTTGCTCGCAAACCGCGATCGCTTTCCTTTGCAGAAGCCGCAGCCGTTCCCTTGGTTCTGATTACGGCTTGGGAATCGCTCTACGATCGAGCCAGACTGGAACCCGGACAAAAGGTTTTGATTCATGCCGGTGCAGGAGGAGTCGGTCACGTTGCCATCGGGCTAGCCAAGCTAAAAGGCGCTCAAGTCTGTACGACAGTTAGTTCTCCAGACAAAGAGAGGTTAGTTCGTCAGTTTGGTGCCGATGAGCCAATTCTTTACAAACAGACGGATTTCGTGCAAGCCGTTTTAAACTGGACGAATGGAGAAGGAGTCGATATCGCCTTCGATACCGTCGGCGGAAAAACGTTTTTTGATAGCTGTTCGGCAGTACGGGTGTATGGAGATTTGGTCACGATTCTCGAACCGGATCCAGCTTTAGGAAATTTGAAAGTCGCCCGCAATCGTAACTTGCGCATTAGCCTAGAATTAATGCTAACTCCAGCTTTGATGGGGCTGGCGAACGCCCAAAAATACCAAACGGAGATTCTCAAGCAGTGTGCCGCCTGGATTGACGAGGGCAAGTTGAAAATCCATCTCAGTCAAACTTTTCCCCTAGAAGAGGCGGCGGAGGCTCATCGCTTGCTAGAAACAGGATCGATGACGGGCAAGCTTGCCTTGGTAATTGATTGA
- a CDS encoding decaprenyl-phosphate phosphoribosyltransferase codes for MNIPHLAALRPRQWSKNLIVFAAPLFAFSINGQTFLGSLLAFILFCCTSSSFYLINDIADVESDRRHPVKCKRPIASGLVSIPVAISMAAVLSIGALTIGWWRSRYLGLTLLSYALLQVVYNLRLKRTVILDIIAIATGFVLRAYAGAAATNIVLSPWFLLCTAMLALFLGIEKRKAELRLVKILASQGGKMRSVLRRYSLPLLSRMESVVTTGAVISYALWSAGPQLKGASTPWMLLTLPFVIYGIFRYQLISDPEEIARRNDTGLEKGGRSERPEEVLLTDKPIFFTVIIWVIAVFVILLLKQQGIIE; via the coding sequence TTGAACATTCCTCATCTAGCTGCCTTAAGACCGCGGCAGTGGAGCAAAAATCTAATTGTTTTCGCCGCCCCTCTCTTTGCTTTCAGTATTAACGGGCAAACATTTTTGGGGAGTTTACTGGCATTTATCTTATTTTGCTGTACTTCTAGCAGTTTTTACTTAATTAACGACATCGCCGATGTCGAATCGGATCGCCGCCATCCAGTTAAGTGCAAGCGCCCCATTGCATCCGGGTTAGTCAGTATTCCCGTCGCTATTAGTATGGCAGCAGTTCTGTCGATCGGGGCTTTAACGATTGGCTGGTGGCGATCGCGCTATTTAGGTCTCACCCTTCTCAGTTATGCTCTGCTACAAGTCGTCTACAACCTGCGACTCAAGCGCACCGTCATCCTGGACATCATTGCGATCGCGACGGGATTTGTTTTAAGAGCCTATGCCGGAGCAGCCGCCACCAATATCGTTCTATCTCCTTGGTTTTTGCTCTGTACGGCGATGTTAGCGCTCTTTTTAGGAATCGAAAAGCGAAAAGCCGAGTTGCGACTGGTCAAAATTCTAGCATCTCAAGGCGGTAAAATGCGATCGGTTCTCAGACGCTACTCTCTTCCGCTATTAAGCCGCATGGAGAGCGTGGTTACTACGGGAGCGGTGATTTCCTACGCGCTTTGGAGTGCGGGTCCCCAGCTTAAGGGAGCTTCAACTCCTTGGATGTTATTGACATTGCCCTTTGTAATCTATGGAATTTTTCGCTATCAACTTATTAGCGATCCAGAAGAAATTGCTCGCAGAAACGATACCGGATTAGAGAAAGGAGGACGAAGCGAACGACCGGAAGAAGTTTTATTAACTGACAAGCCGATTTTCTTTACTGTTATTATTTGGGTTATTGCTGTGTTCGTTATTTTGCTGCTCAAACAACAGGGAATAATCGAGTAA
- a CDS encoding YqeG family HAD IIIA-type phosphatase, translating into MLKTLSLFTVAFRSIGRRQQVSTIASIKIEVLQMAGIKGIILDLDNTVVSEDDRYLSPHAETWIETAKSQGFKFFILSNGKRKHRVLYWSKRLDIPAINPARKPLPFAFGKALKRMQLRSSQVVVIGDSLHTDVMGAFFSGCSCIQVASLPHPPRWWEKLFGKWVQIPYPCDRELWELD; encoded by the coding sequence ATGTTAAAAACACTTTCTTTATTTACTGTCGCCTTTCGGTCTATCGGTCGTCGCCAACAAGTTTCTACCATAGCTTCTATCAAGATCGAAGTCCTCCAGATGGCAGGAATCAAGGGAATCATTCTCGATCTAGACAATACCGTAGTTTCGGAAGACGATCGCTATCTATCTCCCCATGCAGAAACCTGGATCGAAACAGCGAAATCGCAGGGATTTAAGTTTTTTATCCTCTCTAATGGCAAGCGAAAACATCGGGTGCTTTATTGGTCTAAACGCCTAGATATTCCAGCGATTAATCCTGCTCGCAAGCCATTGCCCTTTGCTTTTGGGAAGGCACTAAAACGAATGCAGCTTCGATCGAGTCAAGTTGTGGTCATCGGTGATAGTTTGCATACTGATGTCATGGGGGCATTTTTTTCTGGTTGCTCGTGCATTCAAGTTGCCAGTCTTCCCCATCCTCCGCGTTGGTGGGAGAAACTGTTCGGAAAATGGGTACAGATCCCCTATCCTTGCGATCGCGAACTTTGGGAATTAGATTGA
- the lnt gene encoding apolipoprotein N-acyltransferase, whose amino-acid sequence MRQIIFALFGGILMGLTPTPKNAFYLAWVALIPLWILTIKSKKIELAFLSQKAFLAPFFDSKVIIPFAWGFGYHGLALFWITGVHPMTWMGVPWLASLAIAIFCWLFITFWGAALVVAWSLGMTFFEKLRLKRFKDNFTPIDALLRVLIGTAIWCGLESIWSQGSLWWSSLSYTQSPYNLAILQFGQFSGSSTITALIIAINGLIAEGLIFTNKKSQIAKFSLLVLPITLCFILHLYGSYLYDRPVEKSSKTAIKVGIIQGNIPNEIKLYAEGFRKAIEGYTNGYKILADRGVDAVLTPEGALPFLPSDLMRSPLIAAIREKGVVAWVGAFAGKELGYVNTLYTITGKGDIFSRYHKVNLVPFGEYVPFREIIGGVIKRLSPLDDQQIAGNPNQIFDTPLGRAIVGICYDSAYGEHFRRQTARGGEFIITASNNAHYSKAMPAQHHALDVMRAIETDRWAARATNTGYSAVVDPRGKTLWISRINTYELHVDTIYRRQTQTLYVKWGDWLTVVLLVLGISSWSLRFLYF is encoded by the coding sequence ATGAGACAAATTATATTTGCTCTCTTTGGTGGAATATTAATGGGGCTTACCCCCACACCTAAAAACGCTTTTTATTTGGCGTGGGTTGCTTTAATACCGCTCTGGATATTAACGATTAAAAGTAAAAAAATTGAGTTAGCGTTTTTAAGCCAAAAAGCATTTCTAGCTCCTTTTTTCGACTCAAAAGTTATAATTCCCTTTGCTTGGGGATTTGGCTATCATGGCTTAGCTTTATTTTGGATTACTGGTGTCCATCCGATGACTTGGATGGGAGTTCCTTGGTTGGCGAGTTTAGCGATCGCAATTTTTTGTTGGTTGTTTATTACTTTTTGGGGAGCAGCTTTAGTAGTTGCTTGGTCGTTAGGAATGACCTTTTTTGAGAAATTAAGACTTAAAAGATTTAAAGATAATTTTACTCCTATCGATGCTCTCTTGCGAGTTTTAATAGGAACAGCTATTTGGTGTGGTTTGGAATCGATTTGGAGTCAGGGTTCTTTGTGGTGGAGTTCTTTATCTTATACCCAAAGTCCTTACAATTTAGCCATTTTACAGTTCGGTCAATTTTCAGGATCGTCAACGATTACAGCTTTAATTATAGCAATTAATGGATTAATCGCCGAGGGATTAATTTTTACTAATAAAAAAAGTCAAATAGCCAAGTTTTCCTTGCTAGTTTTACCTATAACTCTCTGTTTTATCTTGCATTTATATGGCTCTTATCTTTACGATCGACCAGTTGAGAAGTCTAGCAAAACAGCTATAAAAGTTGGAATTATTCAAGGAAATATCCCTAATGAAATCAAGCTTTATGCCGAGGGGTTTCGCAAAGCCATTGAAGGTTATACTAACGGCTACAAAATTTTAGCAGATCGAGGCGTTGATGCAGTCTTAACGCCTGAAGGCGCTTTGCCTTTTCTTCCAAGCGACTTGATGCGTAGTCCTCTTATCGCAGCTATTCGAGAAAAAGGCGTTGTTGCTTGGGTAGGAGCGTTTGCAGGCAAGGAACTTGGTTACGTTAATACTCTATATACCATTACTGGTAAGGGCGACATTTTTAGCCGCTATCACAAGGTAAATTTAGTACCGTTTGGTGAATATGTTCCTTTTAGAGAAATTATTGGCGGCGTAATTAAACGATTGTCGCCTCTAGACGACCAACAAATTGCAGGAAATCCAAACCAGATATTTGATACTCCCTTGGGACGAGCAATTGTAGGAATCTGCTATGATTCAGCTTATGGAGAACATTTTCGCCGTCAAACGGCACGAGGAGGTGAGTTTATCATTACTGCTTCTAATAATGCTCATTATAGCAAAGCGATGCCCGCTCAACACCATGCTTTAGATGTTATGCGAGCGATTGAAACTGACAGATGGGCAGCGAGAGCTACAAATACGGGTTATTCTGCTGTTGTCGATCCTCGCGGCAAAACTTTATGGATTTCTAGAATTAATACTTATGAACTTCATGTCGATACAATTTATCGGCGACAAACCCAAACTTTGTACGTAAAATGGGGAGATTGGTTGACGGTAGTTTTATTAGTTTTGGGAATTAGTAGTTGGTCGTTGAGATTTCTTTATTTTTAA
- a CDS encoding DASH family cryptochrome codes for MTSKRILIWYRNDLRIHDNKLIYQALKEKAQIIPVYCFDKRQFVQTYFGFPKTGKFRAQFLRESVADLRNSLQKLGSNLIVRLGFPEKIIPALAQELNIDAVYYHEEVTSEELAVEKSLKKALSQIGVKVNSFWGATLYHPDNLPFKIHQIPELFTNFRKQLEKKSTIDPTLPSPQKLPPLPKVEPGEIPQLLELGIEELIFDERAVLKFQGGETKGLVRLHNYFWEKDCLRTYKETRNGMLGLDYSSKFSPWLALGCLSPRLIYEQVQKYESERIKNDSTYWLVFELMWRDFFRFICAKHGNRIFRKSGLQGLDIPWKEDWKRFQLWQEGKTGYPLVDANMRELAATGFMSNRGRQNVASFLTKNLGINWQMGAEWFESLLIDYDVCSNYGNWNYTAGVGNDARGFRYFNVLKQSKDYDSKGDYLRHWLLELASLPGDKIHEPWKLSQEEQKHFRVRIGVDYPRPIVDFFQSIKNNEQIYQAAVYCR; via the coding sequence ATGACTAGCAAACGAATTTTAATCTGGTATAGGAACGATCTGCGCATACACGATAACAAACTAATCTATCAAGCACTAAAAGAAAAGGCTCAAATAATACCAGTGTATTGCTTCGACAAAAGACAATTTGTCCAAACTTATTTTGGCTTTCCAAAAACAGGTAAATTTCGCGCGCAATTTTTACGAGAAAGCGTTGCAGATTTGCGAAATTCTCTACAAAAACTCGGCAGTAATTTAATTGTACGTCTAGGATTCCCAGAAAAAATTATACCCGCTCTCGCTCAAGAACTAAATATTGATGCCGTTTACTATCACGAGGAAGTTACATCCGAAGAATTAGCCGTCGAAAAATCGCTCAAAAAAGCCTTGTCTCAAATAGGAGTAAAAGTCAATAGCTTCTGGGGTGCTACGCTTTATCATCCCGATAATCTACCTTTTAAAATACACCAAATACCCGAACTTTTTACTAATTTTCGCAAACAACTCGAAAAAAAATCTACAATCGATCCAACCTTACCATCTCCGCAAAAATTACCCCCACTACCAAAGGTGGAGCCAGGAGAAATTCCCCAGCTATTGGAATTAGGAATTGAGGAACTTATATTTGACGAACGAGCTGTTTTGAAGTTTCAAGGAGGAGAAACAAAAGGATTGGTTCGGCTACATAATTATTTTTGGGAAAAAGATTGCCTCAGAACTTATAAAGAAACTCGTAACGGCATGTTGGGTTTAGATTATTCATCGAAGTTTTCTCCTTGGCTAGCTTTAGGCTGTTTATCTCCCCGTCTGATTTACGAACAAGTGCAAAAATATGAGTCAGAAAGAATTAAAAACGATTCTACTTATTGGTTAGTTTTTGAATTAATGTGGCGAGACTTTTTTAGATTTATTTGTGCCAAGCATGGCAATAGGATATTTCGTAAATCTGGCTTGCAAGGACTAGATATTCCTTGGAAAGAAGACTGGAAAAGATTTCAACTTTGGCAGGAAGGAAAGACAGGTTATCCCCTAGTTGATGCTAACATGCGAGAATTGGCAGCAACGGGATTTATGTCGAACCGAGGCAGACAAAATGTTGCTAGTTTCTTGACAAAAAATTTAGGAATTAATTGGCAAATGGGTGCAGAATGGTTTGAGTCTTTATTAATTGACTATGATGTATGTAGTAATTATGGAAATTGGAATTATACGGCTGGTGTAGGAAATGATGCCCGTGGGTTTCGATATTTTAATGTTCTCAAACAGTCTAAAGATTACGATTCTAAAGGAGATTATTTGAGACATTGGTTGCTAGAATTAGCTTCTCTTCCAGGCGATAAAATTCACGAACCTTGGAAATTATCCCAAGAAGAACAAAAGCATTTTAGAGTCAGAATTGGCGTAGATTATCCGCGTCCAATAGTTGATTTTTTCCAATCAATTAAAAACAATGAACAGATTTATCAAGCTGCTGTATATTGCAGGTAA
- the sir gene encoding sulfite reductase, ferredoxin dependent has translation MVDTPVSSTQKLSKVEGIKERSNFLREPLATQLLEDTTHFGEDAVQILKFHGSYQQDNRDNRVKGQEKDYQFMLRTRSPGGFIPAQLYLTLDRLADEYGNHTLRVTTRQGFQLHGILKKNLKAALSAIVRNMGSTLGACGDLNRNVMAPPAPYKNRPEYQYAWEYANNVADLLAPQTGAYYEIWLDGEKVISAEEAPEVKAARRRNVNGTIFPDKEEPIYGDRYMPRKFKCCVTVPGDNSVDLYTNDVCLVVITNRKGELEGFNVLAGGGLGRTHNKEETFPRMADPIGYVDKEDVYDLMKAIVATQRDYGDRANRRHARMKYLLHDWGVEKFRTRVEEYFGKKLAPFKLLPDWKYQDYLGWHEQGDGKLFLGISVENGRIKDEGSFQLKTALRKIVEQFNLPIRLTPNHNVILYEIEPSQKSAIEDTLHQHGIITDPKEIDPLVRYSMACPALPTCGLAIAESERALPGAIDRIRALLDKLGLAKERFVIRMTGCPNGCARPYMAELGFVGIAPDVYQVWLGGTPDQTRLAQAYEDKLHISNLEGFFEPIFVYFKQNKRSKESFGEFCHRVGFEALREFSASYELGSYAKLSKSRRIRKNQNRVSVRDELFARLKEASIKREKPMNQIVAEALEAYLGAR, from the coding sequence ATGGTTGATACTCCGGTTTCGTCAACGCAAAAACTTTCTAAGGTAGAAGGAATTAAAGAGCGCAGCAATTTTTTACGCGAACCTTTGGCGACTCAACTGCTAGAAGATACGACTCACTTTGGGGAAGATGCCGTTCAAATTCTCAAGTTTCATGGCTCCTATCAGCAAGATAATCGCGATAACCGAGTTAAAGGGCAGGAAAAAGACTATCAATTCATGCTGCGCACCAGAAGTCCGGGAGGCTTTATTCCAGCACAGCTATATCTTACCCTAGATCGCCTCGCGGACGAATACGGCAACCATACGCTACGAGTTACGACTCGTCAGGGATTTCAGCTTCACGGTATTCTCAAGAAAAATCTTAAGGCAGCCCTATCCGCGATCGTGCGCAATATGGGGTCAACTTTAGGCGCTTGTGGCGACCTTAATCGCAACGTTATGGCACCGCCCGCCCCCTACAAAAACCGCCCAGAATATCAGTATGCTTGGGAATATGCTAATAATGTCGCCGATTTATTAGCTCCCCAGACGGGCGCTTATTACGAAATTTGGCTTGATGGAGAAAAGGTCATTAGTGCTGAAGAAGCGCCAGAAGTCAAAGCAGCAAGAAGGCGCAATGTCAACGGTACGATTTTTCCCGATAAGGAAGAACCGATTTATGGCGATCGCTATATGCCCCGCAAGTTCAAATGTTGCGTTACAGTACCTGGGGATAATTCAGTCGATCTCTACACCAATGACGTTTGCTTGGTTGTTATTACGAATAGAAAAGGAGAACTCGAAGGCTTTAATGTCCTAGCAGGCGGAGGGTTAGGCCGCACTCACAATAAAGAAGAGACATTTCCCCGCATGGCAGATCCCATCGGATACGTAGACAAGGAAGATGTCTACGACTTGATGAAAGCGATTGTTGCCACGCAGAGGGATTATGGCGATCGCGCCAATCGTCGTCATGCCAGAATGAAATATCTTCTGCACGATTGGGGCGTAGAGAAATTCCGCACCCGGGTAGAGGAATATTTTGGGAAAAAATTAGCCCCCTTTAAACTTCTACCGGACTGGAAATATCAAGATTACCTTGGCTGGCACGAACAGGGAGATGGCAAGCTATTTTTGGGGATTTCCGTCGAAAATGGTCGCATTAAAGATGAAGGTAGCTTCCAATTAAAAACCGCCCTGCGCAAAATTGTCGAGCAATTTAACCTGCCGATCCGTCTAACCCCCAACCATAACGTTATTCTCTACGAAATCGAACCATCGCAGAAATCGGCGATCGAAGATACTCTGCACCAGCACGGCATTATCACCGATCCCAAAGAAATCGATCCTTTGGTACGCTATTCTATGGCTTGTCCCGCGTTACCTACCTGCGGACTCGCGATCGCGGAATCAGAACGGGCGCTTCCTGGGGCAATCGATCGCATTCGCGCATTGCTCGATAAACTAGGACTAGCTAAGGAACGCTTTGTCATCCGCATGACGGGATGCCCCAATGGCTGCGCCAGACCTTACATGGCAGAATTAGGGTTTGTCGGTATAGCCCCCGATGTCTATCAAGTGTGGCTGGGCGGAACGCCCGATCAAACTAGATTGGCGCAAGCTTATGAAGATAAATTGCATATTTCTAATTTAGAAGGCTTTTTCGAGCCAATTTTTGTTTACTTCAAACAAAATAAGCGATCGAAAGAAAGTTTTGGCGAGTTTTGTCATCGCGTCGGGTTTGAGGCATTGCGGGAATTTTCTGCCTCCTACGAACTGGGGAGTTATGCTAAGTTAAGTAAGTCCCGCAGAATTCGCAAAAATCAGAATCGAGTCAGCGTCCGCGACGAACTGTTTGCCCGTCTTAAAGAAGCTTCGATAAAGCGAGAAAAACCGATGAATCAAATCGTCGCCGAGGCACTGGAAGCGTATTTGGGCGCTCGTTAA
- the ruvA gene encoding Holliday junction branch migration protein RuvA, translating to MINYLKGKTIEILKNTNNRIILILEINQIGYEIQIPSRFARQLSADNSELIQIFTYLQIQEDRQILYGFASAAERDLFRQLISVSGIGTQLAIALIDTLGLEELVRAIVTGNTKTLAKTPGVGAKTAERIALELKTKLAQWRQVVGVTVSSASAIPRAEILEDVEMTLLALGYTNEEINQALSALSKDNQMLKNPHVEEWIKSAIATLSIDK from the coding sequence ATGATTAACTACCTCAAAGGCAAGACAATTGAAATTCTCAAAAACACCAACAATCGCATCATTCTCATTCTAGAAATCAATCAAATTGGTTACGAAATCCAAATCCCTTCTCGCTTTGCCCGCCAATTATCTGCCGATAATTCAGAACTCATTCAAATTTTTACGTACCTACAAATTCAGGAAGATCGACAGATTCTTTATGGTTTTGCTTCAGCAGCAGAACGAGATTTATTTCGGCAATTAATTAGCGTCAGTGGCATTGGTACGCAACTCGCGATCGCGCTAATCGATACTCTAGGATTAGAAGAATTAGTTCGAGCGATCGTTACGGGAAATACCAAAACTTTAGCCAAAACTCCTGGCGTGGGCGCAAAAACTGCCGAACGAATTGCCCTAGAACTCAAAACAAAATTAGCCCAATGGCGACAAGTAGTCGGCGTAACCGTCTCTAGTGCATCTGCCATTCCTCGTGCTGAAATTCTCGAAGATGTCGAGATGACCTTATTAGCCTTGGGCTATACTAACGAGGAAATTAACCAAGCATTATCTGCTTTGAGTAAAGACAATCAAATGTTGAAAAATCCTCATGTAGAAGAATGGATCAAAAGCGCGATCGCTACTTTGAGTATCGATAAGTAG
- a CDS encoding sucrose-phosphate phosphatase, with product MASFLFITDLDNTLVGDDLALQTLNQKLSQHRQEYSTKIVYATGRSLYLYQQIAQEKSLLPPDALITSVGTEIYFNPSEEKFDWEWAEMLSQGWDRDEICAIASHFVDFLVPQPRSEQNAFKVSYYITEQAAAEVLPRLESTLSQHGLQTKLVYSAGQDLDILPSSGDKGLAVQFLRQKLEIDAQQTVVCGDSGNDIALFRGEERGIIVGNAKPELRQWYQENQTDYRYFAQAYYANGILEGLQYFNFL from the coding sequence ATGGCTTCATTTTTATTCATCACTGACTTAGACAATACCTTAGTAGGCGACGACCTTGCCCTGCAAACCCTCAACCAAAAACTCAGCCAACATCGCCAGGAATATAGTACAAAAATCGTGTATGCGACTGGGCGATCGCTTTACCTTTATCAACAAATTGCCCAAGAGAAGTCTCTCTTGCCCCCAGATGCATTAATTACCTCCGTCGGGACTGAAATTTACTTTAACCCTAGTGAGGAAAAATTTGACTGGGAGTGGGCAGAAATGTTATCTCAAGGATGGGATCGAGACGAAATTTGCGCGATCGCGAGTCATTTTGTCGACTTCTTAGTACCTCAACCGCGATCGGAACAAAATGCCTTCAAAGTCAGTTACTATATTACCGAACAAGCTGCTGCTGAAGTTCTCCCCAGATTAGAATCAACCTTGTCGCAGCATGGTTTACAAACCAAATTAGTCTACAGTGCCGGTCAAGATCTCGATATTTTACCCAGTAGTGGAGACAAAGGACTTGCCGTACAATTTCTGCGACAAAAGTTAGAAATTGATGCGCAACAAACCGTCGTCTGTGGCGATTCTGGCAACGATATCGCCCTATTTCGAGGAGAAGAACGAGGCATTATCGTCGGTAATGCCAAACCAGAATTGCGGCAATGGTATCAAGAAAACCAAACCGATTATCGATACTTTGCCCAAGCTTACTATGCCAACGGCATTCTAGAAGGTCTACAATACTTTAACTTTCTCTAG
- the rsmA gene encoding 16S rRNA (adenine(1518)-N(6)/adenine(1519)-N(6))-dimethyltransferase RsmA has translation MSSNMELTARPRKRFAQHWLRSETALNNIVEAARLKKSDRLLEIGPGTGILTRRLLPEVQSVVAVEIDRDLCKKLVKSLGKVENFLLLQGDILSLDIESSLVDFPRFQNPNKVVANIPYNITGSILEKLLGTIANPTTKNYELIVLLLQKEVAERLTAKPGTKAYGALSVQVQYLANCELICDVPARDFYPPPKVDSTVIRLQPKVNDNPAKNPQFLQTLVKVGFANKRKMLRNNLKSMIDSDRLDRVFTQLNINPQSRAEELSLEEWINLSNCLSD, from the coding sequence ATGTCCTCTAACATGGAACTAACCGCTCGACCTCGAAAGAGATTTGCCCAGCACTGGTTGCGTAGCGAAACGGCACTCAATAATATTGTAGAAGCCGCACGATTAAAAAAAAGCGATCGCCTTCTAGAAATTGGTCCTGGAACGGGAATTCTCACTCGTCGCCTCCTACCGGAAGTACAATCGGTCGTTGCTGTAGAGATAGACAGAGATCTATGCAAAAAATTAGTCAAAAGTTTGGGTAAAGTAGAAAACTTTTTGCTTTTACAAGGAGATATCCTATCTCTAGACATAGAGTCTTCTCTAGTTGATTTTCCCAGGTTTCAAAACCCGAATAAAGTTGTGGCTAATATCCCCTATAATATAACGGGATCAATTTTAGAAAAACTTTTAGGAACCATTGCAAATCCTACCACAAAAAATTATGAACTAATCGTTTTATTACTACAAAAAGAAGTTGCAGAAAGATTGACAGCTAAACCGGGTACAAAAGCTTATGGAGCCCTCTCTGTACAAGTTCAATATTTAGCTAACTGCGAACTGATTTGTGACGTTCCTGCTAGAGATTTTTATCCGCCTCCTAAAGTCGATTCTACCGTGATTCGCTTACAACCTAAAGTCAATGATAATCCAGCTAAAAATCCTCAATTTTTACAAACTTTAGTTAAGGTAGGCTTTGCCAATAAAAGAAAAATGCTGCGTAATAATTTGAAATCGATGATTGACAGCGATCGCTTGGATCGAGTTTTTACACAATTAAATATTAATCCTCAAAGTCGCGCAGAAGAGTTAAGCTTAGAGGAATGGATAAATCTCAGTAATTGTTTATCCGATTAA
- the ispE gene encoding 4-(cytidine 5'-diphospho)-2-C-methyl-D-erythritol kinase codes for MHSYTLIAPAKINLYLEIIGDRPDGYHELVMILQSIDLADTIELRPNGTEQIRLHCNNLQVPLDVSNLAYRAVEVMREEFPKIAANYGGVDIFIDKKIPVAAGLAGGSTNGAAVLVGINLMWELGLTIPELQTLGAKLGLDVPFCISGGTAIATGRGEQLDPIVDLDNLWVVLAKYRSLSVSTAWAYKTYKQKFGSSYISDSEGVKSRTAQMHSGSLVSAIAHKDGASIGKLLYNDLEKVVLPAFPQVAQLREAFQEVGCLGTVMSGSGPTVFALCESSDRAEIVRVKVRETIPDPDLEFWVAQLSSAGIEVASFSK; via the coding sequence ATGCATTCGTATACCTTAATCGCCCCAGCCAAAATTAACTTGTATCTGGAAATTATCGGCGATCGCCCCGATGGATATCACGAACTGGTGATGATTCTCCAAAGCATTGACTTAGCGGATACAATCGAACTACGTCCTAACGGAACCGAACAAATCCGTCTCCATTGCAATAATCTGCAAGTTCCTTTAGATGTCAGCAATCTTGCCTATCGCGCGGTGGAGGTAATGCGAGAGGAATTTCCGAAAATTGCAGCCAATTATGGTGGAGTAGATATTTTTATCGACAAAAAGATTCCCGTAGCGGCAGGTTTAGCAGGTGGTTCTACCAATGGAGCTGCGGTTTTGGTAGGAATTAATCTCATGTGGGAACTCGGACTTACCATACCAGAATTGCAAACTCTAGGGGCAAAATTGGGATTGGACGTGCCTTTTTGCATATCTGGAGGAACCGCGATCGCAACGGGAAGAGGAGAACAATTAGATCCAATCGTCGATTTAGATAATCTCTGGGTTGTCTTGGCAAAATACCGCAGTTTGTCTGTATCGACTGCATGGGCATATAAAACCTACAAGCAGAAATTTGGCAGTTCCTATATCTCGGACTCTGAAGGCGTGAAATCTCGCACCGCCCAAATGCATTCGGGTTCGCTAGTCAGTGCGATCGCCCATAAAGATGGCGCTAGTATAGGGAAACTACTATACAACGATCTAGAGAAAGTTGTTTTACCTGCATTTCCTCAAGTAGCGCAATTGCGCGAAGCTTTTCAAGAGGTAGGATGTCTGGGAACGGTGATGTCGGGTTCTGGACCAACTGTATTTGCGCTGTGCGAGTCGAGCGATCGGGCAGAGATTGTTAGAGTAAAAGTCAGAGAAACTATTCCCGATCCAGATTTAGAATTTTGGGTTGCGCAGTTGTCGAGTGCAGGAATTGAGGTAGCTTCTTTTAGTAAGTAA